A genomic stretch from Sulfurihydrogenibium azorense Az-Fu1 includes:
- a CDS encoding thiamine pyrophosphate-dependent enzyme, with protein MSFKVFQINEEFLDVMPKEIVDLQENATWGNPKRGVMDLPFHKELIEEHSLCAGCPEAAALRYIMASIPNPEDTVIVNSTGCTSLVFPHIAMHTVHSLFGNQNAVASGIKRVLEYRYPDKVKDVIVLAGDGATIDIGLDCTLQSFFRQEKITTICFDNEVYANTGGQESGATPKGHVFKMAPKGKQFEKVPMWQLAIDSGCKYVARLTVSSPKRVESVIKKAVYVAREVGPTYVHLYTPCILEIGLNSDQGLEEMRSKDKERFAFFEYISPEAEEVINRKKAEGLL; from the coding sequence ATGTCTTTTAAAGTGTTTCAAATAAATGAAGAATTTTTAGATGTAATGCCAAAAGAGATAGTTGATCTTCAAGAGAATGCAACTTGGGGAAATCCTAAAAGGGGAGTAATGGATCTTCCTTTCCACAAGGAGTTAATTGAAGAACACTCTTTGTGTGCTGGTTGCCCCGAAGCAGCTGCTTTAAGGTATATTATGGCATCTATACCCAATCCTGAAGATACTGTTATAGTTAACTCAACAGGATGTACTTCTTTGGTATTCCCTCACATTGCAATGCATACAGTTCACTCTCTTTTCGGAAACCAAAATGCTGTAGCATCTGGAATAAAGAGGGTTTTAGAGTATAGATACCCTGATAAAGTTAAAGATGTTATAGTATTGGCAGGTGATGGAGCTACTATAGATATAGGATTGGACTGTACATTGCAATCTTTCTTTAGACAAGAGAAAATTACAACTATCTGCTTTGATAACGAGGTTTATGCAAACACAGGTGGACAAGAGAGTGGAGCTACACCTAAAGGCCACGTGTTTAAAATGGCTCCTAAAGGTAAGCAGTTTGAAAAAGTTCCAATGTGGCAACTGGCTATAGACTCTGGTTGTAAATATGTAGCAAGGTTGACAGTTTCTTCTCCAAAGAGAGTAGAATCCGTAATTAAAAAAGCTGTATATGTAGCTAGAGAAGTAGGACCAACATATGTTCATCTTTACACTCCTTGTATACTTGAAATAGGTCTCAACTCTGACCAAGGTCTAGAAGAGATGAGATCAAAGGATAAAGAAAGATTCGCTTTCTTTGAGTATATATCTCCTGAAGCAGAGGAAGTAATTAACAGGAAAAAAGCGGAGGGCTTACTATGA
- a CDS encoding 2-oxoacid:acceptor oxidoreductase family protein, producing MKRKRVNIRMPGLGGQGAVTAAHIIATAADYEGYYAVSNPFFGAEKRMAPAESYARIGVEPIYDRGEVVYPDVIMVFHNHVITMGKSYTMPFYSGIKKNGLIIINSEEDLLTPGDKAYLDSLNVKVYNFPATKFAIEQAGTELATNMAMVGALFGCIGSVGLEAIEEGIKARFLKKFVASGGTASLDSALERKFKKKLELIEKNLNTAKAAYELAAEWAKSQGLESFLPPPPKKKAEVA from the coding sequence ATGAAAAGAAAAAGAGTCAATATTAGAATGCCTGGTCTTGGTGGACAAGGGGCTGTCACGGCAGCTCATATAATAGCTACAGCTGCAGACTATGAAGGTTACTATGCAGTTTCTAATCCATTCTTTGGGGCTGAAAAAAGAATGGCTCCTGCTGAAAGTTATGCAAGAATAGGTGTAGAGCCGATTTATGACAGAGGAGAGGTTGTATATCCAGATGTTATTATGGTTTTTCATAACCATGTTATAACTATGGGTAAATCCTACACAATGCCTTTCTACTCTGGAATAAAGAAAAATGGACTTATTATAATTAACTCAGAAGAAGATCTTTTAACTCCTGGTGATAAAGCTTACCTTGATTCTTTAAATGTTAAAGTTTACAACTTCCCTGCGACAAAGTTTGCTATTGAACAAGCGGGAACGGAACTTGCTACAAATATGGCAATGGTTGGAGCTCTATTTGGATGTATCGGATCTGTAGGGCTTGAGGCTATAGAAGAAGGTATTAAAGCAAGATTCCTTAAAAAATTCGTTGCATCTGGTGGTACAGCATCGTTAGACTCAGCTCTTGAAAGAAAGTTTAAGAAAAAGTTAGAATTAATAGAGAAAAACTTAAACACAGCTAAAGCTGCTTATGAGCTTGCAGCAGAGTGGGCAAAATCTCAAGGTCTTGAATCTTTTTTACCGCCACCACCTAAAAAGAAAGCAGAAGTTGCATAA
- a CDS encoding RelA/SpoT family protein, whose protein sequence is METTQIKEAKELIDKINYLPEKEREEVVEAIDFIVEKHKDQYRKSGEPYYIHPIEAAKILADLKLDKVSIISALLHDILEDTNTTTTEIEEKFGKKVSQIVDGVTKIGKYNFENLEDAKVENFRKLIISTSNDIRVILVKLADRLHNLRTLHYLREDKQKRIAKESLEIYSPLAGRLGLWNIKREIDDLSFMYLYPEEYKKVVSYFATSKEKSEKYLKEKVIPEIEKILKEHNINATIQYRSKHIYSIYEKTLRKNLKLSDIYDIFGVRILVEDIKDCYLTLGLIHSIWTPVPGKFKDYISLPKSNFYQALHTTVVGPEGKFVEIQIKTHQMHKIAEEGIAAHWRYKGGNHLTEKDVEAFNWLKNIVETLKETKDSKVLEDISTDLSSEEIYVFTPKGDLVKLPSGSTVVDFAYAIHTMVGHKAVGGKVNGKFVPLDTKLKSGDLVEVITKEGHYPSRDWLKFVVTSKAKTNIKQFLSKIEREKSLKFGEKLLDKFLKKVNLKITSLTEEDKQKILSKYNYKSFEDLLIAVGDGKISPLKIVNLFKEEKQGQFLEKSLTQEKKKEIFIEVDGINNVLSFIAKCCNPIPGDDIIGVITKGKGIAIHNRECKNAKIVENTEPERLVNVIWKQNEKIKYLTNIKVIAEDKPGVLANISNVIASTGSNIKNVKVSELKDKKALIKFSLEVKDKNHLNTILNSIKNFSDVVKVERI, encoded by the coding sequence ATGGAAACTACCCAAATAAAAGAAGCAAAAGAGCTTATTGATAAGATTAACTACTTACCTGAAAAAGAAAGAGAGGAAGTAGTAGAAGCTATAGACTTTATAGTAGAAAAACACAAAGATCAATACAGAAAATCAGGTGAGCCATACTACATTCATCCAATAGAAGCTGCTAAAATATTAGCAGACTTGAAATTAGATAAGGTATCAATAATATCTGCTCTCTTACACGATATACTTGAAGATACAAATACAACTACTACTGAGATAGAAGAAAAGTTTGGGAAAAAAGTTTCACAGATAGTTGACGGTGTTACTAAAATAGGAAAGTATAACTTTGAAAACTTAGAAGATGCAAAAGTAGAGAATTTTCGTAAACTTATAATATCAACATCAAATGATATTAGAGTAATCCTTGTTAAACTTGCAGATAGACTACACAATCTAAGAACGCTACATTACCTTAGAGAAGATAAGCAAAAAAGGATAGCAAAAGAAAGCCTTGAAATATACTCACCTTTAGCAGGAAGACTAGGTCTATGGAATATAAAAAGGGAAATTGATGACCTTTCTTTTATGTACCTTTATCCAGAAGAGTATAAAAAAGTAGTTTCTTACTTTGCTACATCAAAAGAAAAAAGTGAAAAGTATCTAAAAGAGAAAGTAATCCCTGAGATAGAAAAAATACTAAAAGAGCATAACATAAATGCAACAATCCAGTACAGGTCAAAACACATATATAGTATATACGAAAAAACATTAAGAAAAAACCTTAAACTTAGTGACATTTATGACATTTTTGGAGTAAGAATACTAGTAGAGGATATAAAAGATTGTTATTTAACTCTTGGACTTATACACTCCATTTGGACACCTGTTCCAGGAAAGTTTAAAGATTACATCTCACTTCCAAAATCAAACTTCTATCAAGCTCTTCACACAACTGTAGTAGGTCCTGAAGGTAAGTTTGTAGAAATACAGATAAAAACTCATCAAATGCACAAAATTGCAGAAGAAGGTATTGCAGCTCACTGGAGATACAAAGGTGGAAATCATTTAACTGAAAAAGACGTAGAAGCATTCAACTGGTTGAAAAACATAGTAGAAACATTAAAAGAAACAAAAGACTCTAAAGTTTTAGAAGACATTAGTACAGATTTATCTTCAGAAGAAATATACGTTTTTACCCCGAAAGGAGATTTGGTAAAGCTACCTTCGGGTTCTACAGTTGTAGATTTTGCTTACGCTATTCATACAATGGTAGGTCATAAAGCAGTTGGAGGAAAGGTAAACGGTAAGTTTGTTCCCCTTGATACTAAACTAAAAAGTGGAGATTTAGTTGAAGTAATAACAAAAGAGGGACATTATCCCTCAAGAGACTGGTTAAAGTTTGTGGTAACCTCAAAAGCAAAGACAAATATAAAACAGTTTTTATCAAAGATAGAAAGAGAAAAAAGTCTAAAGTTTGGAGAAAAACTTTTAGACAAATTCCTAAAAAAGGTTAATCTAAAAATAACTTCTTTAACAGAAGAAGATAAACAAAAGATACTATCAAAATACAACTATAAAAGTTTTGAAGACCTTTTAATTGCAGTAGGAGATGGAAAAATATCCCCTTTAAAAATTGTTAATCTATTTAAAGAAGAAAAACAGGGACAGTTTTTAGAAAAATCACTAACACAAGAAAAAAAGAAAGAGATATTTATAGAAGTAGATGGAATAAACAATGTCCTAAGCTTTATAGCAAAATGTTGTAATCCTATACCGGGTGACGATATTATAGGAGTAATAACAAAAGGAAAAGGAATAGCAATACATAATAGAGAATGTAAGAATGCTAAAATTGTTGAAAATACAGAACCAGAGAGATTAGTAAATGTTATATGGAAACAAAACGAAAAGATAAAATATTTAACAAATATAAAAGTGATAGCTGAAGATAAACCCGGTGTTTTAGCAAACATATCTAATGTGATAGCATCTACAGGGTCAAACATAAAAAATGTTAAAGTCTCAGAACTGAAAGATAAAAAAGCATTAATAAAATTTTCATTAGAAGTAAAAGACAAGAACCATTTAAACACTATATTAAACTCAATAAAAAATTTCTCCGATGTTGTTAAAGTAGAAAGAATTTAA
- a CDS encoding sensor histidine kinase — translation MVYSFFELYLENKTKEELIEKAKSYKILYKQEGLNGLKNQITKEAEIIKSVELFFKMYDKKGEIILNTNTGIHTKDLVINLENYGKLKPDTYILTTIEYFDVIIYKLSNKHILVIGKSKLENNKLLNRLMEIFYISGIIVFFLSLTGGILITNSITKKIKNISNTAKDITTSMKLDKRVAITGSKDELDDLALLINDLLDRIETLIRTLKETTESIAHDLKTPITRIRSSAENLLMKGNLSNDCGNLLVYIIEETDSLTQMIEDLLTLSKLESGTFQLQKEKINLSNIVKKIYNLFKDYAQTKKIDIILNIQEDVYIYGNEKYISRAIANLIDNAIKFNKENGYIKIDLLENDNKEIILKIEDSGIGIPQEKIDKIFEKFYRVDESRGIYTGSGLGLSLVKAILTQHDTKIEVLSEENIGTTFIITFQKITNL, via the coding sequence ATGGTTTACTCTTTTTTTGAACTTTACTTAGAAAACAAGACAAAGGAAGAGCTTATAGAAAAAGCTAAATCTTACAAAATCTTATACAAACAAGAAGGATTAAATGGACTGAAAAATCAAATAACCAAAGAAGCTGAAATAATAAAAAGTGTAGAACTATTTTTTAAAATGTACGATAAAAAAGGAGAAATTATTTTAAACACAAACACAGGAATACATACGAAAGACTTAGTTATAAACTTAGAAAACTACGGAAAACTAAAACCAGATACATACATTTTAACTACTATAGAGTATTTTGATGTAATAATATATAAACTATCTAACAAACATATACTTGTAATAGGAAAATCAAAGTTAGAAAACAACAAACTACTAAACCGTCTTATGGAAATCTTCTATATATCAGGTATTATTGTATTTTTCTTATCCCTTACAGGAGGTATTTTAATAACAAATTCAATAACAAAAAAAATAAAAAATATATCCAACACAGCAAAAGATATAACAACCAGTATGAAACTTGATAAAAGGGTAGCAATCACAGGTAGTAAAGATGAGTTAGACGATTTGGCTTTACTTATAAATGATTTGTTAGATAGAATAGAAACTCTTATAAGAACGCTAAAAGAGACTACAGAAAGTATAGCCCACGACTTAAAAACACCTATAACAAGAATAAGAAGCTCAGCAGAAAACCTTTTAATGAAAGGTAATTTATCCAATGATTGTGGAAATTTGCTCGTTTACATCATAGAAGAGACAGACTCATTAACTCAGATGATAGAAGATTTACTTACACTATCAAAGCTAGAATCAGGAACTTTTCAACTTCAAAAAGAGAAGATAAATCTATCTAACATAGTAAAAAAGATATACAACCTTTTTAAAGATTACGCCCAGACAAAAAAAATAGATATAATCCTAAACATTCAAGAAGATGTCTACATCTACGGAAATGAAAAGTATATCTCACGAGCAATAGCTAACTTAATAGATAACGCAATTAAATTCAATAAAGAAAACGGGTATATAAAGATCGATTTACTGGAAAACGATAATAAAGAAATTATCCTAAAAATAGAAGACTCAGGGATAGGGATACCTCAAGAAAAAATAGACAAAATCTTTGAAAAATTTTACAGAGTTGATGAAAGTAGAGGAATATACACTGGAAGCGGTCTTGGACTTAGTTTAGTTAAAGCAATACTTACTCAGCACGATACAAAAATAGAAGTTCTCAGTGAGGAAAACATTGGTACAACCTTCATAATTACTTTTCAAAAGATTACAAATTTGTAA